A window of the Chiloscyllium plagiosum isolate BGI_BamShark_2017 chromosome 13, ASM401019v2, whole genome shotgun sequence genome harbors these coding sequences:
- the LOC122555762 gene encoding S-arrestin-like isoform X1 yields the protein MIGQAFKRDLYVSTIQVYPPTDSQVKPVTKMQERLIRKIGDKALPFCFEFPNYLPCSVCLQPGANDPEKFCSVEFEVLAFCVNNLEEKIHKRSSVRLAIRKIQYAPNQSGPQPSAHISKHFLMSDQPLHLTATLNKEVYCHGEPINVSIEVANNSNKDVKNVRLSVEQVTNVVLYSNDTYTEEVALEETNDQITSGSKFAQTYVLLPLMANNRDKHGIALDGRIKQEDTNLASSTILKEGADREVQGMLVSYKVKVSLLIPGVLGDLTASDATVEIPFLLMHPNPESIKNPEEEDIAIEDDGDVSPADDEDDE from the exons ATGATTGGACAGGCATTCAAACGAGATCTGTATGTGTCCACAATCCAGGTCTACCCTCCAACAGACAGTCAAGTGAAACCCGTCACCAAAATGCAGGAACGTCTGATAAGGAAGATTGGAGACAAAGCCTTGCCCTTCTGCTTTGAG TTCCCAAATTATCTTCCCTGTTCTGTGTGTCTTCAGCCTGGTGCTAATGACCCAGAAAAG TTCTGCTCTGTGGAGTTTGAGGTTCTGGCTTTCTGCGTGAACAATCTGGAGGAAAAGATCCATAAAAG GAGTTCTGTGCGTCTGGCTATACGTAAAATACAATATGCTCCAAATCAGTCAGGGCCACAGCCTAGTGCCCATATCAGCAAGCATTTCCTGATGTCAGACCAGCCACTCCACCTGACGGCCACGCTCAATAAAGAG GTATACTGCCACGGAGAGCCTATCAACGTCAGTATCGAAGTGGCTAATAATTCGAACAAGGATGTGAAGAATGTCAGACTATCAG TTGAACAAGTGACTAACGTGGTGCTGTACTCGAATGATACTTACACTGAGGAAGTTGCTTTGGAGGAAACCAA TGACCAGATTACTTCAGGCTCCAAGTTCGCTCAGACCTACGTGCTCTTGCCATTAATGGCCAACAACCGTGATAAGCATGGCATTGCCCTCGATGGTAGGATCAAGCAGGAGGATACGAACCTGGCTTCTTCCACAAT TTTGAAGGAAGGGGCTGACCGGGAAGTTCAGGGGATGTTGGTGTCCTATAAAGTGAAAGTCAGTTTGTTGATTCCTGG TGTGTTGGGTGATCTAACGGCCAG TGATGCGACAGTGGAAATACCTTTCCTGCTCATGCATCCAAATCCTG AAAGTATCAA AAATCCAGAGGAGGAAGACATTGCAATCGAGGACGATGGAGATGTTTCACCAGCCGATGATGAAGATGATGAATGA
- the LOC122555762 gene encoding S-arrestin-like isoform X2: protein MIGQAFKRDLYVSTIQVYPPTDSQVKPVTKMQERLIRKIGDKALPFCFEFPNYLPCSVCLQPGANDPEKFCSVEFEVLAFCVNNLEEKIHKRSSVRLAIRKIQYAPNQSGPQPSAHISKHFLMSDQPLHLTATLNKEVYCHGEPINVSIEVANNSNKDVKNVRLSVEQVTNVVLYSNDTYTEEVALEETNDQITSGSKFAQTYVLLPLMANNRDKHGIALDGRIKQEDTNLASSTILRGRKEWTVLWEKGGWAGEKD, encoded by the exons ATGATTGGACAGGCATTCAAACGAGATCTGTATGTGTCCACAATCCAGGTCTACCCTCCAACAGACAGTCAAGTGAAACCCGTCACCAAAATGCAGGAACGTCTGATAAGGAAGATTGGAGACAAAGCCTTGCCCTTCTGCTTTGAG TTCCCAAATTATCTTCCCTGTTCTGTGTGTCTTCAGCCTGGTGCTAATGACCCAGAAAAG TTCTGCTCTGTGGAGTTTGAGGTTCTGGCTTTCTGCGTGAACAATCTGGAGGAAAAGATCCATAAAAG GAGTTCTGTGCGTCTGGCTATACGTAAAATACAATATGCTCCAAATCAGTCAGGGCCACAGCCTAGTGCCCATATCAGCAAGCATTTCCTGATGTCAGACCAGCCACTCCACCTGACGGCCACGCTCAATAAAGAG GTATACTGCCACGGAGAGCCTATCAACGTCAGTATCGAAGTGGCTAATAATTCGAACAAGGATGTGAAGAATGTCAGACTATCAG TTGAACAAGTGACTAACGTGGTGCTGTACTCGAATGATACTTACACTGAGGAAGTTGCTTTGGAGGAAACCAA TGACCAGATTACTTCAGGCTCCAAGTTCGCTCAGACCTACGTGCTCTTGCCATTAATGGCCAACAACCGTGATAAGCATGGCATTGCCCTCGATGGTAGGATCAAGCAGGAGGATACGAACCTGGCTTCTTCCACAAT TTTGAGAGGAAGGAAGGAATGGACGGTGCTATGGGAGAAAGGGGGTTGGGCAGGAGAGAAAGACTGA